A genomic window from Candidatus Obscuribacter sp. includes:
- the yqeK gene encoding bis(5'-nucleosyl)-tetraphosphatase (symmetrical) YqeK — translation MKVIKVTKAKVKKKSATRTAKKAAPKAKVSKSKAVKAKSIAPKAKAKSKAVKPKTAAKIIKSKSKTIKPKALKKAIKPKAKAVKAKIKAIKPKAKAIKPKAKAVKSGASKSKATKSRATKSKAKGIPTNITLELAAKWVEPRVTKKRFQHIMGVAAVGKDLAVLADVDPLVVGLACLLHDACKEMKDYELIEKALQYRMPLSPLELISGHLLHGPVAAQLIKRELKITNKEVLCAMAEHTLGATTMSQVSKVVFLADCLEAGRSEDFTKPIWEALGITPGAPVSEINLDRAMLVACDLSLSHLLASRRPIHPRTVDVRNHFLGIVRAAEKSGA, via the coding sequence ATGAAAGTGATCAAAGTCACCAAAGCTAAAGTCAAAAAGAAGTCTGCCACCCGGACTGCCAAAAAGGCTGCGCCCAAAGCTAAAGTAAGCAAAAGTAAGGCTGTCAAAGCCAAATCAATTGCGCCCAAAGCAAAAGCCAAAAGCAAAGCAGTAAAACCTAAAACAGCAGCCAAAATCATCAAATCTAAGAGTAAAACAATTAAACCCAAAGCCCTCAAAAAAGCGATTAAGCCTAAAGCCAAAGCAGTTAAAGCCAAAATCAAGGCAATAAAGCCTAAAGCAAAAGCTATCAAACCCAAAGCTAAGGCTGTTAAAAGTGGAGCTAGCAAAAGTAAAGCTACCAAAAGTAGAGCTACCAAAAGTAAAGCTAAAGGTATCCCGACAAACATCACCCTTGAGCTAGCAGCTAAGTGGGTTGAGCCCCGCGTCACAAAAAAACGCTTCCAACACATCATGGGAGTAGCTGCTGTAGGCAAAGATCTGGCGGTACTGGCCGATGTCGACCCTCTGGTGGTAGGACTGGCCTGCTTATTGCATGATGCTTGCAAAGAAATGAAAGACTACGAGCTCATCGAAAAAGCTCTGCAGTACCGCATGCCTCTCAGCCCGCTGGAACTTATCAGCGGACATCTATTGCATGGACCGGTAGCAGCTCAGCTAATCAAGCGAGAACTCAAAATCACCAATAAAGAAGTCCTTTGTGCCATGGCTGAGCATACTCTCGGTGCTACTACCATGAGCCAGGTATCCAAAGTAGTCTTTTTGGCTGACTGCCTTGAGGCTGGGCGCTCCGAAGACTTCACAAAACCAATCTGGGAGGCCCTGGGCATAACGCCAGGCGCTCCAGTCAGCGAAATCAATCTTGACAGGGCGATGCTTGTCGCCTGTGACCTCAGTCTTTCGCATCTTCTGGCATCGCGCAGACCGATTCACCCTCGCACAGTAGATGTGAGGAACCATTTCCTGGGTATAGTGAGAGCGGCTGAAAAATCGGGTGCTTGA
- the nadD gene encoding nicotinate (nicotinamide) nucleotide adenylyltransferase, with the protein MDEIGLFCGTFNPIHIGHLLIAEAAREQFNLGKVLFVLSPQPPHRSGGLLASEDRYKLVQAACESNPHFEPSRLELDRPGPSYTVDTAIDVQKLYPQSRINLIIGGDNLPFLKEWHNIQTLLKMVRLLVIPRLRLVDDKTSTSGISDRIGELQMDTSLARDLDASVLLEAVEFPGIGISASGIRSRLSANLSVLYMVPESVNKIILQNGFYKTTGTVGRAVDK; encoded by the coding sequence TTGGACGAAATCGGACTGTTTTGCGGTACTTTCAATCCGATTCATATCGGGCACTTATTGATAGCAGAAGCTGCTCGCGAGCAATTTAATTTAGGCAAAGTACTCTTTGTTTTGAGTCCTCAACCACCGCACCGTTCAGGCGGTTTGCTAGCAAGCGAAGACCGCTACAAACTGGTCCAGGCAGCCTGTGAGAGCAATCCGCACTTTGAGCCTTCACGCCTGGAATTAGATCGCCCCGGTCCATCATATACAGTTGACACAGCAATAGACGTACAAAAGCTCTATCCACAAAGTCGCATCAATCTAATAATCGGCGGTGACAATCTGCCCTTTCTCAAAGAGTGGCACAATATCCAGACTCTCCTCAAAATGGTGAGACTGCTGGTCATACCTCGCCTTAGACTGGTAGATGACAAAACATCAACTAGCGGTATAAGCGACCGTATCGGAGAGCTACAAATGGATACTTCACTGGCAAGAGACCTTGATGCGAGTGTATTATTAGAGGCTGTAGAATTTCCTGGTATTGGTATTTCGGCCTCCGGTATACGCAGTCGCCTCTCCGCCAATCTCTCAGTACTGTATATGGTGCCGGAGTCAGTCAACAAAATCATTTTGCAAAACGGATTTTATAAAACAACAGGCACTGTGGGCAGGGCAGTAGATAAATGA
- the alr gene encoding alanine racemase → MPYNTRQSPTSVRRDAWVEVSLTALEHNLKLVKSWLQKDTDSASTSQNSDNVQKVKVTKDKAAKVMAVVKSDAYGHGAPSVAELFEAAGADYLGVASIDEGTQLRASGIKAPVLILSPTPSWALDTALDNKLDISVSSLKELSDVDSRAQKQNCQARVHLKVDTGMHRLGISPSDVSSALDQIESAKALKLVSVFSHLACASDLSAVQMQDRIFKDVVALASKDAQIFFHLASSEAARAFDFTHYDMVRIGLYLYGLEPNTISLDLQPALSVRARINHIGTVPTGQSAGYGWTWTASRESRLAMIPIGYADGVDRGLSNRMQAIFTGTGQIVEQVGRISMDQMLFDITDVPGAQEGDVLTLIGDKGDRPVAGQSQTSIYLSQWAQSLDTITYELACRLRARLPRVYTRSRGK, encoded by the coding sequence TTGCCATACAACACAAGACAGTCACCGACCTCGGTCCGGCGTGATGCCTGGGTCGAAGTCTCGCTCACGGCCCTTGAGCACAACCTCAAGTTGGTCAAAAGTTGGCTTCAAAAAGATACAGATAGTGCCTCTACATCTCAAAATTCCGACAATGTCCAGAAGGTAAAAGTTACAAAAGACAAAGCTGCAAAAGTTATGGCAGTGGTCAAAAGCGATGCTTATGGTCATGGTGCACCCAGTGTGGCTGAGCTTTTTGAGGCAGCTGGAGCAGATTACCTGGGCGTCGCCTCCATTGACGAAGGCACACAGCTGAGAGCCAGTGGCATCAAAGCTCCAGTCTTAATCTTGAGCCCAACACCGTCATGGGCCCTCGATACCGCCCTTGATAACAAACTTGATATTTCAGTCTCATCTCTTAAGGAATTAAGCGATGTCGATAGTCGCGCCCAAAAGCAAAACTGCCAGGCTCGAGTACATCTCAAAGTGGACACAGGTATGCACCGGCTGGGCATCAGTCCCTCTGACGTAAGCAGCGCTCTGGACCAGATAGAGTCAGCTAAAGCACTCAAACTGGTCTCGGTTTTTTCGCATTTAGCCTGCGCCAGTGACCTGAGCGCTGTGCAAATGCAGGACCGTATCTTTAAGGATGTAGTCGCTTTGGCAAGCAAAGATGCTCAAATATTTTTTCACCTGGCCTCGTCAGAAGCCGCTCGTGCCTTTGACTTTACTCACTACGACATGGTACGCATCGGCCTCTATCTCTATGGATTAGAACCAAATACGATATCACTTGATTTGCAGCCTGCACTCAGTGTCAGGGCTCGTATCAACCATATAGGTACAGTCCCGACTGGTCAGTCGGCTGGCTATGGTTGGACCTGGACAGCCAGCCGTGAGAGCCGACTGGCAATGATCCCGATAGGCTATGCCGATGGCGTAGACCGGGGTCTGAGCAACCGCATGCAAGCAATTTTTACTGGCACCGGTCAAATCGTTGAGCAAGTCGGTCGTATCAGTATGGACCAGATGCTCTTTGATATCACCGATGTACCCGGCGCTCAGGAAGGAGATGTACTCACATTAATTGGCGACAAGGGAGACAGACCAGTTGCCGGACAGAGCCAAACTTCAATTTACTTAAGCCAGTGGGCCCAAAGCCTTGATACCATTACCTACGAACTAGCCTGCCGACTGAGAGCTCGATTGCCTCGAGTATATACACGGTCGCGAGGCAAGTAA
- a CDS encoding HU family DNA-binding protein gives MNKADLVDSLVANVGLPKGQAEKVIDSLMETVITEVAKGGKVLLVGFGSWETSQRKERNGRNPKTNEPLRIPAKRVVRFKVGKEFAQAVNKSK, from the coding sequence TTGAATAAAGCTGATTTGGTAGATTCGTTGGTGGCGAATGTAGGTTTACCCAAAGGGCAAGCCGAAAAGGTAATCGATAGTTTGATGGAGACTGTAATCACAGAAGTTGCAAAAGGCGGCAAGGTTTTGCTGGTAGGCTTTGGCTCCTGGGAGACCAGTCAGCGTAAAGAGCGCAACGGCCGCAATCCAAAGACTAACGAGCCACTCAGAATTCCAGCTAAAAGAGTAGTGCGATTTAAGGTTGGCAAAGAGTTTGCTCAGGCAGTAAACAAAAGTAAGTAA
- a CDS encoding Gfo/Idh/MocA family oxidoreductase: MGLPRVALIGCGNWGKNLVRNFHHLGALATVCDADQKRLDYVAKEHRGVHVTSDYQSVLDDTAISAIVIATPSDTHFTLARQALLAGKHVYVEKPLARDVKHAEELDSLATERNLCLMVGHLLLYHPAVNCLKDMIASGELGELLFVRSDRMNFNMSRRDWSVLWDLAPHDVSMMSYLLDCNSPQVSRVGGWDTLGDGLVDVAYLDLSFPVNGKVIPGQVRNSWIDPQKVVRLTVNGTKKTAVLNDTQQEDKLALHSQTPEGRMVVEYPYYPDAEPLHLECEHFLQCILRGERPRTDANNAYNVVRVLSDVEKRLSSRPGSRPAPVSSR; the protein is encoded by the coding sequence GTGGGGCTACCGAGAGTTGCATTGATCGGATGCGGTAACTGGGGTAAAAACCTCGTACGCAACTTCCATCATCTGGGTGCCCTGGCTACTGTCTGCGACGCTGACCAAAAGAGACTGGACTACGTAGCCAAAGAGCATCGCGGTGTTCACGTCACTTCTGATTATCAAAGTGTCCTTGATGATACCGCCATTAGCGCCATCGTCATCGCCACTCCTTCCGATACTCACTTTACTCTGGCTCGGCAGGCACTGCTTGCTGGCAAGCATGTCTATGTCGAAAAGCCACTTGCTCGCGATGTAAAACACGCTGAAGAACTTGACAGTCTGGCTACAGAGCGCAATCTCTGCCTGATGGTTGGACATCTTTTGCTTTACCACCCTGCTGTCAATTGTCTCAAAGACATGATTGCTTCAGGTGAGTTGGGCGAGCTTCTGTTTGTTAGATCCGATCGCATGAACTTCAACATGTCTCGCCGCGACTGGAGTGTACTCTGGGATCTAGCTCCTCATGATGTTTCGATGATGAGCTATTTGCTTGATTGCAATTCTCCGCAAGTCAGCCGCGTCGGTGGTTGGGACACACTAGGTGATGGCCTGGTGGATGTGGCTTATCTTGATTTGTCTTTTCCTGTTAATGGCAAAGTCATACCTGGACAAGTACGCAACAGCTGGATCGATCCCCAAAAGGTTGTGCGCCTGACCGTTAACGGCACTAAAAAAACAGCTGTACTCAACGATACTCAGCAAGAAGATAAACTCGCCTTGCACAGCCAGACACCAGAAGGTCGCATGGTGGTTGAGTATCCATATTATCCAGATGCTGAGCCTCTGCACCTTGAGTGCGAGCACTTCCTCCAGTGCATTCTGCGTGGAGAGAGACCTCGCACCGATGCCAACAACGCCTACAATGTTGTGCGTGTGCTCTCTGATGTCGAGAAGCGCCTCTCCAGCAGACCAGGGTCGCGTCCAGCGCCGGTATCAAGTCGCTAA
- the tig gene encoding trigger factor, translating to MKVTLEREGKNVIKLGIELEAERVKRAYEMACRQLSNQVRIPGFRPGKAPRRILEKTIGEDHIKNETLQRLVPEVITEALLKENLDVITAPEYSNVEFKLGEPLKLQATFEVRPEVKLGNYKEIEVNVPEVTLPADAMERALNNVADTRSSLAPVEGRAAEMGDTVVIDFNCTVDGEPMEGGKADSFVLELKEGSFLPNFCEQIVALEKGAKAEIKAAFPDNYRRKDVAGKEGVFAIVLKEIRRKFTPDINDELAKAIGHDNLDALKESIKNELDEVVKQENEARAQRMVVEAVAHCAEVDIPETMVQREKELLVNQMRQYMQQQGQSFEELENSPEFASLAESKMEEARQRVLTSLVLGAVVREEKLAVSEEEMGPYFAELAMRYNLRPDQFQEFAANDEVRRQVAEEVLTGKVVELLVSTAKINFVPDDACHEDHDHSTHDHSHDHKAEAKEGEEKPKAEAKKGKKKE from the coding sequence ATGAAGGTCACCCTTGAGCGGGAAGGCAAAAACGTAATCAAGCTAGGAATCGAGCTTGAGGCCGAGCGCGTTAAACGTGCCTACGAAATGGCTTGTCGTCAGTTGAGCAATCAAGTGCGCATCCCCGGTTTTAGACCAGGTAAGGCACCGCGCAGGATTCTCGAAAAAACCATTGGTGAAGACCATATCAAAAACGAGACTCTGCAAAGACTCGTACCGGAAGTTATCACCGAAGCTTTGCTCAAAGAAAATCTCGATGTGATCACTGCTCCTGAGTACTCCAATGTCGAGTTTAAGCTCGGCGAGCCACTCAAGCTGCAAGCGACCTTTGAAGTAAGACCAGAAGTCAAACTGGGCAACTACAAAGAAATCGAAGTCAACGTGCCAGAAGTAACTCTGCCAGCTGATGCTATGGAGAGAGCTCTGAACAACGTCGCTGATACCAGAAGCTCACTGGCTCCAGTTGAAGGACGCGCTGCCGAAATGGGCGACACAGTAGTTATCGATTTTAACTGCACAGTCGATGGCGAGCCTATGGAAGGCGGCAAGGCTGATAGCTTTGTCCTCGAACTCAAAGAAGGTTCTTTCTTGCCTAACTTCTGTGAGCAGATTGTTGCTCTCGAAAAGGGCGCTAAAGCCGAGATCAAAGCAGCATTCCCTGACAACTACAGACGCAAAGATGTAGCTGGCAAAGAAGGCGTGTTTGCTATCGTTCTCAAAGAAATCCGTCGCAAATTTACACCAGATATCAATGACGAACTGGCTAAAGCCATTGGTCACGACAATCTTGATGCACTCAAAGAATCAATCAAAAACGAACTCGATGAAGTGGTCAAGCAGGAAAATGAAGCTCGTGCACAAAGAATGGTTGTGGAAGCAGTCGCTCACTGTGCTGAAGTAGATATCCCTGAGACCATGGTGCAACGCGAAAAAGAGTTGCTCGTTAATCAGATGCGCCAGTACATGCAACAGCAAGGCCAATCATTTGAAGAGCTCGAAAACTCACCTGAGTTTGCTTCTCTTGCCGAAAGCAAAATGGAAGAAGCGCGTCAACGCGTTTTGACTTCACTGGTACTCGGCGCTGTTGTTCGCGAAGAAAAACTGGCTGTTTCAGAAGAAGAAATGGGTCCTTATTTTGCCGAACTGGCCATGCGCTACAACCTGCGTCCAGACCAGTTTCAAGAGTTTGCAGCCAATGACGAAGTACGTCGTCAGGTAGCTGAAGAAGTCTTGACCGGTAAAGTGGTGGAGCTACTTGTCAGCACTGCAAAAATAAATTTTGTGCCTGATGATGCTTGCCATGAAGACCATGACCACTCTACTCATGACCACAGCCACGACCATAAAGCCGAAGCTAAAGAGGGCGAAGAAAAACCCAAGGCTGAAGCCAAAAAGGGCAAGAAAAAAGAGTAA
- the clpP gene encoding ATP-dependent Clp endopeptidase proteolytic subunit ClpP: MTPYVSPEAIYAPTVIETTARGERAFDIFSRLLRERIVFLGTPVDDMVANLIVAQLLLLEGEDPEKDIRLYINSPGGSVTAGLAIYDTMQHIRSHVSTICLGQAASMGAFLLSAGKKGKRLSLPHSRILIHQPLGGAQGQATDIEIQAREIIRIKRQLNELMAEHTGQSVKTIEKDTDRDNIMTAEEAKEYGLVDAVITKLDQAPLSAV; this comes from the coding sequence ATGACTCCTTATGTCAGCCCTGAGGCCATCTATGCTCCTACTGTTATCGAAACCACCGCACGTGGTGAAAGAGCATTCGATATTTTCTCCAGATTGCTGCGTGAGCGTATCGTATTTCTCGGTACACCCGTAGACGATATGGTGGCAAACTTGATCGTCGCTCAATTGCTCTTGCTTGAAGGCGAAGATCCAGAAAAAGATATCCGTTTGTATATCAATTCACCTGGTGGATCAGTTACAGCTGGTCTGGCTATTTATGACACCATGCAGCACATTCGTTCGCATGTATCCACAATCTGTTTGGGTCAAGCTGCATCCATGGGTGCTTTCCTTCTTTCTGCTGGTAAGAAAGGCAAGCGTCTTTCTCTTCCTCACTCACGCATCTTGATTCACCAGCCTCTGGGTGGTGCTCAAGGTCAAGCTACAGACATCGAAATCCAAGCGCGCGAAATCATCCGCATCAAGCGCCAGCTCAACGAACTCATGGCTGAGCATACCGGTCAATCTGTCAAAACCATCGAAAAAGACACTGACCGTGACAACATCATGACTGCCGAAGAAGCTAAAGAATACGGTCTGGTTGATGCCGTCATCACCAAGCTGGATCAAGCTCCACTTTCAGCGGTTTAA
- the clpX gene encoding ATP-dependent protease ATP-binding subunit ClpX, producing MPKQSDNRLKCSFCGKSQDQVKKLIAGPGVYICDECVDLCNEILDEELFDGGTQAPAATESAAPQMVDIPKPQEIKAFLDQHIIGQTSAKKILSVAVYNHYKRISHNSDLTDQVEIQKSNILLIGPTGCGKTLLAQTLAKLLDVPFAVADATTLTEAGYVGEDVENILLRLYQAADYDVKKAERGIIYIDEIDKISRKSENTSITRDVSGEGVQQALLKMIEGTLANVPPQGGRKHPHQEFIQINTANILFVCGGAFVGLDKIVEARVSNNRSIGFGSDRPLTAWEREQRSSKVLKETAPDDLLKFGLIPEFVGRMPVTAVLEALDVESLVRIMVEPKNAIIKQYQQLLALDGVDLKFDTEAIRAVAEEGIKRKTGARALRSIVEEIMLDIMYEVPSRTDIKVCHITKELVEKRSTAELLQLPKAKLKGEIA from the coding sequence ATGCCAAAGCAATCGGATAACCGACTCAAGTGCTCGTTTTGTGGCAAAAGCCAAGACCAGGTCAAAAAACTCATTGCCGGTCCCGGAGTTTACATATGCGACGAATGCGTCGACCTTTGCAATGAAATATTAGACGAAGAATTATTTGATGGAGGCACACAAGCTCCAGCCGCCACCGAATCAGCCGCTCCACAGATGGTTGATATCCCCAAACCGCAAGAGATCAAAGCTTTTCTGGACCAGCACATCATCGGTCAGACTTCTGCCAAAAAGATTCTCTCTGTGGCTGTCTACAACCATTACAAGCGCATCAGCCATAACTCCGATTTGACAGATCAAGTCGAGATCCAAAAATCCAATATCTTGCTCATCGGTCCCACCGGTTGCGGTAAGACACTGCTAGCTCAAACTCTAGCCAAGCTATTGGATGTACCGTTTGCTGTAGCTGACGCCACCACTTTGACTGAGGCTGGCTATGTTGGTGAAGACGTCGAAAACATCTTGTTGCGTCTCTATCAAGCTGCTGACTATGACGTCAAAAAAGCTGAGCGTGGCATTATCTACATCGACGAAATCGATAAAATCTCACGCAAATCCGAAAACACATCAATTACAAGAGATGTTTCCGGTGAAGGCGTGCAACAAGCTCTGCTCAAGATGATCGAAGGCACTCTTGCCAATGTGCCACCTCAAGGTGGACGTAAGCATCCTCATCAAGAGTTTATTCAGATCAATACTGCCAATATTCTCTTTGTTTGCGGCGGCGCCTTTGTTGGTCTCGATAAGATTGTCGAAGCCCGTGTTTCTAACAACCGCTCCATTGGTTTTGGTTCAGATAGACCGCTTACTGCCTGGGAACGCGAACAGCGCTCTTCTAAAGTGCTCAAAGAGACAGCTCCAGACGATTTGCTCAAGTTTGGTTTAATCCCCGAATTTGTTGGACGTATGCCTGTCACTGCTGTGCTTGAAGCTCTTGATGTTGAGTCTCTGGTGCGCATCATGGTTGAGCCCAAAAATGCCATTATCAAGCAATACCAACAGTTACTGGCTCTTGATGGCGTCGATCTCAAATTTGATACCGAAGCTATCCGTGCTGTTGCTGAAGAAGGAATCAAGCGTAAGACCGGAGCCCGTGCTCTGCGTTCTATCGTAGAAGAGATTATGTTGGACATTATGTATGAAGTGCCATCCCGCACTGATATCAAGGTCTGCCATATCACTAAGGAACTTGTAGAAAAACGATCAACAGCTGAGTTACTTCAGCTTCCAAAGGCTAAACTTAAGGGAGAAATCGCCTGA
- the lon gene encoding endopeptidase La — protein MVDISTTVFPLIPLRDVVVYPKMVTPLFVSRQRSIAALEQSLMRDDRLVVLVAQKDPETEDPKVEDMYQIGTLAEVMQMLKLPDGTVKVLVEGSMRVMVSEFGEVPEHFTAKVTELPETIEDDEATRTLIKITVDKFEQYVKSTKKINPESLLAVSGIGQPGSLADIIATYLGLSLAERQHALEVQDSTERLEYIGQLLSRELELADLEQQIHDRVRFNLEKTQREYYLREKLRIIQEELSSDGSELGEINEYKQKIKKAKMTGVALEKANKELGRLEKMMPQSAEAAVIRTYLDTLVSLPWSKRSKEVINLSDAEQILTDDHYGLDKVKERILEYLAVRKLAKEPTGTILCLVGPPGVGKTSLVKSIARAMNRQFARISLGGVSDESEIRGHRRTYIGAMPGRIIQAVKSAGTKNPVILLDEIEKMTRSYQGDPMAAMLEVLDPDQNDSFTDHYLDAPFSLSEVVFVATANSLDYVPKPLYDRLEVIRISGYTEEEKLSIAEQHIIPKTVKRHGLSSKELKIPAATLRRIIQEYTREAGVRGLERCIAGICRKVAAQIVRGEVETVKLQPNVVPKFLGPPRIVRENEVKGPQVGIVTGLAWTESGGETLSIEVNIMPGKGGLQLTGQLGDVMKESAAAAFSYIRSHAESLGLSKSFQDTIDIHIHIPEGATPKDGPSAGAAMCCAMISALTKKPAKGSLAMTGEITLRGRVLAIGGLKEKILGAIRAGIKTVIFPRSNEKDLQDLPAYVLDKVELIPVAHLDEIFAIVFKSQTKSAKTAAKGRGAVTNGRRSALGRVK, from the coding sequence ATGGTGGACATCAGTACCACAGTCTTTCCCTTAATCCCTTTGCGGGATGTAGTAGTTTACCCAAAGATGGTTACGCCGCTGTTTGTCAGCCGGCAGCGTTCGATTGCTGCTCTTGAGCAGTCATTGATGCGCGATGATCGTCTGGTTGTACTTGTCGCTCAAAAAGATCCTGAGACCGAAGACCCTAAAGTCGAAGACATGTATCAAATCGGCACCCTTGCCGAAGTGATGCAAATGCTCAAATTGCCCGATGGTACTGTCAAAGTACTTGTCGAAGGTTCAATGCGGGTAATGGTCAGTGAGTTTGGTGAAGTGCCTGAGCACTTTACTGCTAAGGTCACTGAACTGCCAGAAACCATTGAAGACGACGAAGCCACGCGCACTCTCATCAAAATTACTGTGGACAAGTTTGAGCAATACGTCAAATCCACAAAAAAGATCAATCCAGAGAGTCTTCTGGCCGTATCTGGTATCGGGCAGCCGGGTAGTCTCGCTGATATCATCGCTACTTATCTGGGGCTCTCTTTAGCTGAGCGGCAACATGCCCTCGAGGTCCAGGACTCTACTGAGCGCCTTGAGTACATCGGACAGTTGCTCTCGCGTGAGCTGGAGCTAGCCGATCTCGAGCAGCAAATCCACGACCGTGTGCGTTTTAACCTCGAAAAGACTCAACGCGAATATTATCTGCGCGAAAAGCTGCGCATCATCCAGGAAGAACTATCATCTGATGGCTCTGAGCTTGGTGAAATAAACGAGTACAAGCAAAAAATCAAAAAAGCCAAGATGACCGGAGTGGCTCTAGAAAAAGCCAATAAAGAGCTTGGTCGTCTCGAAAAAATGATGCCACAGTCGGCTGAAGCTGCGGTAATTCGCACTTATCTCGATACTCTTGTTAGTTTGCCCTGGAGCAAACGCTCCAAAGAAGTAATCAATCTAAGTGATGCTGAGCAAATTTTGACCGATGACCACTATGGTCTCGATAAAGTAAAAGAGCGTATCCTCGAATACCTTGCTGTACGCAAGCTGGCTAAAGAACCAACAGGGACAATACTCTGTCTGGTGGGACCGCCTGGTGTCGGTAAGACCAGTCTGGTTAAGTCAATTGCCCGGGCCATGAATCGTCAATTTGCCCGCATCAGTCTTGGTGGCGTCTCTGATGAGTCTGAAATACGTGGTCACCGTCGTACTTATATAGGCGCTATGCCCGGTCGCATTATTCAGGCTGTTAAATCTGCTGGTACCAAAAATCCTGTCATTTTGCTCGACGAAATCGAAAAAATGACACGCAGCTACCAGGGTGATCCCATGGCGGCTATGCTCGAAGTCCTGGATCCAGATCAAAATGATAGCTTTACTGATCACTATCTCGATGCCCCCTTTAGCCTGTCTGAAGTAGTCTTTGTCGCTACTGCCAACAGTCTTGATTATGTACCCAAGCCGCTTTATGACCGTCTGGAAGTAATCAGAATATCGGGTTATACCGAAGAAGAAAAATTATCCATAGCTGAACAGCACATCATCCCTAAAACAGTCAAAAGGCACGGACTCAGCTCCAAAGAGCTGAAGATACCGGCAGCTACTTTGCGTCGTATTATCCAGGAATATACCAGGGAAGCTGGTGTGCGCGGATTGGAGCGTTGTATCGCCGGTATCTGTCGTAAAGTCGCCGCTCAGATTGTGCGTGGTGAAGTAGAGACAGTTAAGTTGCAACCAAATGTAGTACCAAAGTTTTTGGGACCACCGCGCATCGTTAGAGAAAACGAAGTCAAAGGACCGCAAGTTGGTATCGTCACAGGCCTTGCCTGGACTGAGTCCGGCGGCGAAACACTCTCAATCGAAGTCAACATCATGCCTGGCAAAGGTGGCTTGCAGCTGACTGGTCAGCTTGGCGATGTGATGAAAGAATCAGCTGCCGCTGCCTTTAGTTATATTCGCAGTCATGCCGAGAGCCTTGGCTTGTCTAAGTCATTTCAAGACACAATCGACATACACATCCACATCCCCGAAGGTGCCACGCCAAAAGATGGTCCATCGGCCGGTGCGGCCATGTGTTGTGCCATGATCTCAGCACTCACCAAAAAGCCTGCCAAAGGCAGTCTAGCTATGACTGGTGAAATCACATTGAGAGGGCGAGTACTGGCTATTGGCGGTCTCAAAGAAAAAATTCTTGGTGCTATTAGAGCCGGTATAAAGACTGTGATTTTTCCTCGCTCTAACGAAAAGGATCTGCAAGACCTGCCAGCCTACGTGCTCGATAAGGTTGAGCTTATTCCTGTGGCCCATCTCGACGAAATTTTTGCCATTGTCTTTAAGTCACAAACTAAGTCTGCTAAGACTGCCGCCAAAGGTCGTGGCGCTGTGACAAATGGTCGTCGCAGTGCGCTTGGACGTGTCAAATAA